In the Bremerella alba genome, one interval contains:
- a CDS encoding efflux RND transporter permease subunit — MLKISQAINVQNLILPSGSVKIGTHEMNVRLNGSPEAAEAIGDLPIKSIGNRTVCVRDVATVRDGFAPQTNIVHVDGKRGVLQPILKSSGSTLDIVQGVSDRLPAVLATLPEEMKVTLLADQSVFVRHAVHGVLVEAGIAASLTGAMILLFLGSWRSTLIIVISIPLAILASITILGALGHSLNVMRLGGLALAVGILVDDATVEIENIHRNLHMGKGLTTSILEGAQQIAMPAFVSTVCICIVFLPVGFITGAARALFVPMALAVVFAMFASYLLSRTLVPTMSRYLLAAELKQHAQGDEQRSAGFFGSLHVGFNSMFDGMKSFYRIGLAWMLAHRLVVLILFVVLTAGSFLLVGQDFFPSVDSGQIRLHVRALAGTRGEETERYFAQVVDTIYEVVPEEEIESIIDNIGIPNSGINLALSDGTLMSSAAGEILISLGHERTSTESHKKNLRRELQRRFPELQFFYKPPDIISQVLNFGLSIRDGS, encoded by the coding sequence GTGTTGAAAATCTCTCAAGCGATCAATGTGCAGAACCTGATACTTCCTTCAGGTTCGGTAAAAATCGGGACGCATGAAATGAACGTACGCCTCAACGGTAGTCCTGAAGCCGCAGAGGCTATTGGCGATTTGCCAATAAAATCAATCGGCAATCGTACGGTATGCGTTCGCGACGTGGCAACGGTCCGAGATGGATTCGCACCGCAAACCAACATCGTACACGTCGATGGAAAACGTGGGGTTCTCCAGCCGATTTTAAAATCAAGTGGGTCGACTCTCGATATTGTGCAAGGAGTCTCGGACCGGCTTCCTGCGGTACTAGCCACTTTACCGGAAGAGATGAAAGTTACCTTATTAGCAGATCAGTCCGTCTTTGTCCGTCATGCGGTTCATGGTGTGCTTGTCGAAGCAGGAATCGCTGCAAGTTTGACGGGGGCGATGATCCTACTTTTCTTAGGGTCGTGGCGCAGTACTTTGATTATTGTGATCTCGATCCCACTTGCCATCTTGGCATCGATTACGATTCTAGGAGCCTTGGGCCATTCTCTGAATGTGATGAGGCTCGGCGGTTTGGCCCTAGCCGTGGGAATCTTAGTCGATGATGCGACCGTTGAGATTGAAAACATCCACCGCAACTTGCACATGGGAAAAGGGCTCACGACTTCGATCTTAGAAGGGGCTCAGCAGATCGCCATGCCAGCGTTTGTATCGACCGTGTGTATCTGCATTGTGTTCTTGCCCGTCGGTTTTATTACCGGTGCAGCACGCGCATTATTCGTGCCTATGGCCTTAGCGGTCGTCTTTGCCATGTTTGCCAGTTACTTGTTAAGTCGAACGCTCGTACCGACGATGTCGCGGTACCTTTTGGCCGCTGAATTAAAGCAGCATGCCCAAGGCGATGAGCAACGGAGTGCTGGATTCTTCGGGAGCCTTCACGTTGGATTTAATTCGATGTTTGATGGAATGAAATCCTTTTATCGAATCGGACTCGCATGGATGCTGGCTCACCGCCTGGTTGTCTTGATTCTATTTGTCGTACTTACCGCCGGCTCGTTCCTGCTAGTCGGCCAGGACTTCTTTCCTTCGGTCGACTCAGGGCAGATTCGACTTCACGTTCGCGCACTTGCGGGAACACGGGGCGAAGAGACAGAGCGGTACTTTGCCCAAGTAGTTGATACGATTTATGAAGTCGTTCCGGAAGAGGAAATCGAGTCAATCATCGATAACATTGGCATTCCCAACAGCGGGATCAACCTTGCCCTAAGCGATGGTACCTTAATGTCTTCCGCAGCTGGAGAAATCCTTATCTCCCTTGGCCACGAACGAACTTCGACGGAGTCCCATAAAAAGAATCTCCGGCGAGAACTGCAGCGTCGCTTTCCAGAGCTTCAGTTCTTCTATAAACCACCTGACATTATCTCCCAAGTTCTTAACTTCGGGTTATCAATACGCGATGGAAGTTGA
- a CDS encoding dipeptidase produces the protein MMPIFGFVIANAANAEEPRVKISETAREIHAKSIVIDGHNDLPWKIRTKSNSEFKILDIAKTQPKLHTDLPRLKAGGVGAQFWSVWVPVSLGYKGTALLTTIEQIELVKKMVTVYPDQLEMAKTVADIRRIYGEGKIASLIGVEGGHCIENSISNLNHLFDLGARYMTVTHNDSLDWADSATDTSKSNGLSPFGKEVILRMNRLGMMVDISHVSAKTMHDVLDTSQAPVIFSHSSARAVANSPRNVPDDVLKRIPEHDGVVMVNYFSAFVVPKAAEVYQAGLDYKRDLQKEHDSAKVNQLYNRWKSEHPMPAGDIADVLDHIDHLTKVAGWRHVGIGSDYDGVGMVPIGLDDVSTYPRITQGLLDRGYTEEQIQGILGENLLRVMEKVEQTAQSLGYQVDHPSSP, from the coding sequence ATGATGCCTATATTTGGCTTCGTAATTGCAAACGCTGCGAACGCCGAGGAGCCTCGCGTTAAGATTTCTGAGACCGCTCGTGAAATTCACGCGAAAAGCATTGTGATCGACGGTCACAACGACTTGCCTTGGAAGATTCGCACCAAGAGTAACAGCGAATTTAAAATACTGGATATCGCTAAGACGCAACCGAAGCTACACACCGATCTTCCTCGTTTGAAAGCAGGCGGCGTCGGTGCTCAGTTCTGGTCTGTATGGGTTCCGGTGTCTCTTGGCTATAAAGGTACAGCTCTTTTGACCACCATCGAACAGATTGAACTGGTTAAGAAAATGGTGACAGTCTATCCTGATCAACTCGAAATGGCGAAGACTGTAGCCGACATCCGACGAATATACGGTGAAGGAAAGATCGCGTCGCTGATTGGTGTAGAGGGAGGACACTGCATTGAGAACTCGATCAGCAACCTGAACCACCTGTTCGATCTGGGGGCTCGATATATGACGGTCACCCATAACGATAGTCTTGACTGGGCGGACTCGGCAACGGATACATCGAAGTCGAACGGTCTCAGTCCATTCGGCAAAGAAGTGATTCTTCGGATGAACCGGTTGGGCATGATGGTCGATATCTCTCACGTCTCGGCGAAGACCATGCATGACGTTCTAGATACAAGCCAAGCTCCGGTTATCTTTTCTCACTCCTCAGCCCGTGCTGTGGCCAATTCGCCTCGTAACGTTCCGGACGACGTACTAAAGCGGATTCCGGAACATGATGGCGTCGTAATGGTGAATTACTTTTCCGCCTTTGTGGTTCCCAAAGCAGCGGAAGTCTACCAGGCCGGGCTAGACTACAAGCGAGACTTGCAGAAAGAGCATGATTCGGCCAAGGTAAATCAATTGTATAATCGCTGGAAAAGTGAGCATCCGATGCCTGCCGGTGATATTGCCGACGTGCTGGATCACATAGATCACCTGACCAAAGTAGCAGGCTGGCGGCACGTGGGAATAGGATCCGATTATGATGGTGTTGGTATGGTTCCGATAGGACTGGACGATGTAAGCACCTATCCACGAATCACCCAGGGTCTGCTTGATCGTGGCTATACCGAGGAACAAATCCAAGGCATCCTCGGTGAGAACTTGCTCCGCGTGATGGAGAAGGTTGAGCAGACTGCTCAAAGCTTGGGATACCAAGTCGATCATCCCTCTTCTCCTTGA
- a CDS encoding D-alanyl-D-alanine carboxypeptidase family protein, translated as MQSMTPAVIVSAVLCLGATGHAAMPEVTSPKRPADPLYGPPFVTCKAWVIANEQTGEILAGENQDEQRNPASITKIMTALIVLRLAEQSPDVWNETVTFTEKADKTPGSTSAVRTGESLSVRELLYGLLLPSGNDASVAFAEHFGPRLAKEEESGYDAFIRTMCETALQLGMNQTSYRNPHGLTKEGHLTTAADMIKLTRKAMEYETFRETVSTRRHLALVKSPEGGKREITWKNTNRFLDQEGYLGVKTGTTGAAGACLVSCAERRGQRLILVVLGASSSDARYVDSRNLYRWTWNEIANDSSDE; from the coding sequence ATGCAGTCTATGACGCCTGCTGTGATTGTGTCAGCAGTGCTATGCCTTGGTGCCACAGGGCATGCGGCGATGCCTGAGGTAACCAGTCCCAAGAGACCAGCAGATCCGTTGTACGGTCCTCCGTTTGTCACGTGTAAAGCATGGGTTATCGCCAATGAACAAACCGGAGAAATCCTGGCTGGTGAGAATCAAGATGAACAGCGGAATCCGGCAAGTATTACGAAAATCATGACCGCACTGATCGTATTAAGGCTTGCTGAACAGTCGCCTGATGTCTGGAACGAAACCGTCACATTCACTGAAAAGGCGGATAAGACGCCTGGTTCAACCTCTGCGGTGCGTACAGGGGAGAGCTTGTCGGTGCGAGAATTACTTTATGGTTTGCTACTGCCGTCTGGGAATGATGCCTCCGTGGCCTTCGCTGAGCACTTTGGTCCTAGATTGGCGAAGGAGGAGGAATCGGGGTATGACGCATTTATTAGAACGATGTGCGAGACAGCCCTGCAGTTAGGTATGAACCAAACTAGCTATCGCAATCCGCATGGGCTCACAAAAGAAGGCCATCTAACGACGGCTGCTGACATGATTAAGTTGACTCGCAAGGCGATGGAATACGAAACGTTCCGAGAGACCGTTAGTACACGTCGCCATCTGGCGCTAGTGAAAAGTCCAGAAGGTGGAAAAAGAGAGATCACCTGGAAAAACACAAATCGTTTTCTAGACCAAGAAGGCTACCTCGGCGTGAAGACAGGGACCACTGGTGCGGCAGGTGCGTGCCTGGTGTCGTGTGCCGAACGCCGAGGACAGCGACTGATTTTGGTGGTGCTAGGTGCATCCAGTAGCGATGCGAGATACGTTGATTCACGTAATTTGTATCGTTGGACCTGGAATGAGATTGCAAACGATAGTAGTGACGAATGA
- a CDS encoding isoaspartyl peptidase/L-asparaginase family protein translates to MHWSHSIFCFSLLVCGTLQAEKPRWAIALHGGAGTVSKEISQERLQKYKGALEKALHEGESILESGGSALDAVERTVMVLENASCFNAGKGAVFNAEGFHQMDASIMDGQDLSCGAVSAVERIRNPIQAARLVMEKTPHVLLTSKGAEEFAKAQSVAFVSPDYFYDATRWKQLQRKLRKSGRPAIEAPSYPLPATVSQIGDPSDMAISRGTVGCVALDQHGNLAAATSTGGMTGKMVGRVGDAPIIGAGTYADNKGCAISATGSGEEYIRNAIAAQVNWRMRYANQSLSEATQACINDVLKPGEGGVIAIDGHGNISLEYNTGSMSRAWADSTGSRGTAIWEDKFGE, encoded by the coding sequence ATGCATTGGTCACACTCAATTTTTTGTTTTAGCTTGCTTGTCTGTGGGACGCTACAGGCCGAGAAACCACGTTGGGCAATTGCATTGCATGGCGGGGCAGGAACTGTTTCAAAAGAAATCTCACAAGAGCGACTCCAAAAGTATAAAGGGGCCCTCGAAAAAGCGTTGCATGAGGGGGAATCGATTCTAGAATCTGGCGGTTCGGCACTTGATGCAGTCGAGCGAACCGTCATGGTATTAGAAAATGCGTCTTGTTTTAACGCAGGGAAGGGGGCCGTATTCAACGCAGAAGGCTTTCATCAAATGGATGCCTCGATCATGGACGGACAAGATCTATCGTGTGGTGCTGTTTCGGCAGTGGAGAGGATTCGCAATCCAATTCAAGCTGCCAGATTGGTGATGGAGAAAACACCGCATGTCTTGTTGACATCAAAAGGAGCAGAAGAATTTGCCAAAGCTCAGAGTGTCGCCTTCGTCTCCCCAGACTACTTTTACGATGCAACACGATGGAAACAATTGCAACGGAAACTTCGAAAGTCAGGTCGGCCGGCAATCGAGGCTCCAAGTTATCCTCTGCCCGCGACAGTAAGCCAGATTGGCGATCCAAGCGACATGGCTATTTCTCGCGGAACGGTCGGCTGCGTGGCGCTCGATCAGCATGGCAATCTTGCAGCAGCGACCAGTACCGGGGGCATGACGGGTAAAATGGTAGGACGCGTTGGTGACGCGCCTATCATTGGAGCCGGGACTTACGCTGACAATAAAGGGTGCGCCATCAGCGCGACAGGAAGTGGGGAAGAGTATATCCGCAATGCGATTGCAGCGCAAGTGAATTGGCGGATGAGGTATGCGAATCAGTCGCTATCAGAGGCGACGCAGGCGTGTATTAACGACGTGCTTAAACCGGGTGAAGGTGGAGTGATTGCGATTGATGGTCATGGGAATATCTCTCTTGAGTACAACACAGGTTCCATGAGTCGAGCCTGGGCTGATTCCACTGGTAGCCGTGGCACCGCAATCTGGGAAGACAAGTTTGGTGAGTAA
- a CDS encoding AraC family transcriptional regulator: MSSNRSVAVLVETYDSWGRNVVESIARYAQSARWSLVISPRDYDGRLRLPPQWNGDGVIAMLRDTAMVDHLRGAKVPVVDVDALLQDVSDVGRVVTDDHLRVSMAFNHFRDMNFQHFATYAPKVNRYPDWRSQLFQEVVEQAGFPCFDFLDSCGENFGWLADSRKVADWIRQRPLPLAVFSPDPVPARQLAEICQWEDIRVPDEVGILAGDTDDLLCSIAFPPISSIELDCYQIGQEACLLLNELINGKTPPNQPTCIAPLRVIPRHSTEILAVSDQELAEVLRFIRARACENIRVKDILEVVPISRRRLEQKFRTLLGRSIAEEIRRVRLDHARQLLIETTLATSVIAIKCGFSSGVELAHAFRKYHGIRPTDLRKRR; this comes from the coding sequence ATGTCGAGTAATCGTTCCGTCGCTGTTCTCGTTGAAACCTACGATAGTTGGGGGCGGAACGTCGTCGAGTCGATTGCCCGCTACGCTCAATCTGCACGGTGGTCTTTGGTGATCTCGCCTCGTGACTACGACGGTCGATTACGCTTGCCACCTCAGTGGAATGGTGACGGCGTGATCGCTATGCTACGCGACACAGCGATGGTCGATCACCTCCGTGGCGCCAAGGTCCCGGTCGTCGATGTTGATGCGTTACTTCAGGATGTCAGCGATGTTGGACGCGTCGTAACGGACGACCATCTTAGGGTCTCGATGGCTTTCAATCACTTTCGGGACATGAACTTCCAGCACTTCGCAACCTATGCCCCCAAGGTCAATCGATATCCGGATTGGCGTTCCCAGTTGTTTCAGGAAGTAGTTGAGCAAGCAGGGTTTCCTTGTTTTGATTTCCTTGATTCGTGTGGTGAAAACTTTGGTTGGCTCGCCGATTCCCGAAAGGTAGCCGATTGGATTCGACAACGTCCCTTGCCTTTGGCGGTTTTCTCCCCCGACCCTGTCCCGGCTCGCCAGCTTGCTGAGATTTGCCAGTGGGAGGATATTCGCGTGCCGGACGAAGTTGGGATTCTAGCTGGAGACACAGATGACCTACTTTGCTCGATTGCCTTTCCTCCGATTTCAAGTATCGAACTGGATTGCTATCAGATTGGCCAAGAGGCCTGTCTCTTGCTTAACGAACTGATTAACGGAAAGACACCGCCCAATCAGCCCACTTGTATTGCTCCGCTACGAGTGATTCCCCGCCATTCGACCGAGATCTTAGCCGTTTCGGATCAGGAACTTGCTGAAGTATTGAGATTCATTCGTGCCAGGGCGTGCGAAAACATCCGTGTCAAAGACATTTTGGAAGTCGTCCCCATCTCAAGACGACGGTTGGAACAGAAGTTTCGCACGTTGTTGGGGCGATCGATCGCCGAAGAAATCCGTCGAGTTCGCCTAGATCATGCGCGCCAGTTGCTAATCGAGACGACCTTGGCCACCTCGGTTATCGCGATCAAATGCGGCTTTTCCAGTGGTGTTGAGTTGGCCCATGCCTTCCGGAAATATCACGGAATTCGTCCAACCGATCTACGCAAACGGCGATGA
- a CDS encoding NAD(P)/FAD-dependent oxidoreductase: protein MVVASKSIKDNLNSETKHERTVGQGQKPIVVVGGGVVGAACAYYLAMQGSPVVVIDQGTFGNACSHGNCGYVSPSHILPLCRPGAVLSSLKTLFSRNSPFKIRARLDMKMWWWLLKFALRCNQANMIEAGHARHGLLQSSRTLYQSMIDDGRLGDCEWETVGLMFVHSDRKHFESFEKTNQLIVDEFGASFERLDQAELLRREPALREVACGAWMFEGDAHLRPHLLMKSWRSLLEEQDVEIRENCEFYDLETTGNNAHAIETNQGRIEADQVIFATGAWSRMIQRKLKARIPVEPGKGYSITMQRPEICPKYPMLFEDHKVGISPTSSALRIGSTMEFAGYDSSLREDRLQLLTDTAKYYLHDPIRNPVVERWYGWRPMSCDEIPLIGRVPRYGNVWLAAGHSMLGLSMATATGKMISEMMTGQTPHLDPHPYRPSRF, encoded by the coding sequence ATGGTAGTTGCTTCGAAGTCGATTAAAGATAACCTCAATTCTGAAACCAAACACGAACGCACAGTCGGCCAGGGACAGAAGCCAATCGTTGTCGTCGGTGGCGGTGTTGTCGGCGCAGCATGCGCCTACTACCTGGCAATGCAAGGAAGTCCGGTAGTCGTTATCGACCAAGGGACCTTTGGCAACGCATGTTCGCACGGAAACTGTGGATACGTTTCCCCCAGTCACATTCTTCCGCTTTGTCGTCCCGGCGCAGTGCTTTCTTCACTGAAGACCTTGTTTTCACGAAACTCCCCTTTCAAGATCCGTGCTCGCCTCGATATGAAGATGTGGTGGTGGCTACTCAAGTTCGCCCTGCGTTGCAATCAAGCCAATATGATTGAAGCAGGTCATGCACGTCACGGGCTTCTCCAATCTTCGCGCACGTTATACCAGTCGATGATAGACGACGGTCGCTTAGGAGACTGCGAGTGGGAAACGGTCGGATTAATGTTCGTCCATAGTGACCGCAAACACTTCGAGTCGTTCGAGAAGACCAATCAATTGATCGTCGACGAGTTTGGTGCGAGCTTTGAACGACTCGATCAAGCCGAGCTTCTCCGACGCGAGCCGGCGTTAAGAGAGGTTGCCTGCGGCGCTTGGATGTTTGAGGGAGATGCTCACCTTCGCCCTCACCTACTTATGAAATCGTGGCGAAGTCTGCTGGAAGAACAGGATGTTGAAATCCGTGAGAACTGCGAGTTCTACGACTTGGAAACGACAGGAAATAACGCCCATGCCATTGAAACGAATCAAGGTCGAATCGAAGCGGATCAGGTGATCTTTGCCACGGGCGCCTGGTCACGAATGATCCAGCGAAAGCTAAAAGCCCGGATTCCGGTAGAGCCTGGCAAAGGCTACTCGATTACTATGCAACGTCCTGAAATCTGCCCGAAATATCCGATGCTCTTCGAGGACCATAAGGTTGGCATTTCGCCGACCTCTAGTGCTCTTCGGATCGGTTCGACCATGGAATTCGCAGGGTACGACTCATCACTCCGGGAAGATCGGCTCCAATTGCTGACAGACACTGCCAAATACTACCTGCACGACCCCATTCGTAATCCCGTTGTCGAACGTTGGTACGGATGGCGGCCCATGAGTTGTGATGAAATCCCGCTGATTGGCCGTGTCCCCCGATACGGCAACGTTTGGCTTGCCGCTGGTCATAGTATGCTAGGTCTTTCGATGGCCACGGCAACCGGCAAAATGATTTCAGAAATGATGACCGGTCAAACGCCTCATCTCGACCCCCACCCCTATCGCCCCAGCCGTTTTTAG
- a CDS encoding N-acyl-D-amino-acid deacylase family protein, which yields MKIARRSRYIGPLLLVLSIVISAKAKDDLVLTGATIYDGSGSSPVVGFVAVDNGKITAVGDGQPPEATWTIDAQGLIVCPGFIDLHTHSDSGVVSSTRRACVNYLMQGCTTSVTGNCGGGKRLVGRFYDEIDEVGAGTNVAHLIPQGTLRRYVVGNEDREATKEELQQMRDMVQQAMKDGAWGMSTGLIYSPGIFTPTEELIDLAKLVSLQDGIYASHIRNEEAELLPAIEEAIRIGKESGCPVHISHIKSAGTSNWGSAHLAIRTIEEARTQNQRVTADQYPYTALSTSLTPILFPGWARSGGRSKLADRLDDPELAAKIRAEVTKKLADISDGERIFIVRCSSYPKYAGQNLKHIAEAEGSTSLAIAEKIVRGSGASIVSFAMSEDDVRQIMKRPWVATASDASTRLPSASRPHPRGFGTFPRKLGYYALREEVIPLEHAIRSATGLPADIIGFSDRGYLKPGMAADIVVFDPDKLIDKATFDEPNHYSEGIQYVFVNGKVAVSERVPTGALAGKALRKRQKEETQMTPTK from the coding sequence ATGAAGATCGCACGACGATCCCGCTATATAGGGCCGCTATTACTAGTCCTCTCCATCGTGATTTCAGCTAAGGCTAAGGACGACTTGGTCCTCACGGGCGCAACCATCTATGACGGGTCAGGCAGTTCCCCAGTGGTTGGCTTTGTCGCAGTCGACAACGGCAAGATTACAGCGGTTGGCGACGGACAACCGCCGGAAGCGACCTGGACAATCGATGCCCAGGGCTTGATCGTCTGTCCAGGATTTATTGATTTGCATACGCATAGCGACTCGGGGGTTGTCTCATCGACTCGACGAGCTTGCGTCAATTATCTCATGCAAGGCTGCACAACGTCGGTCACCGGCAACTGCGGTGGCGGAAAACGATTGGTCGGTAGATTTTATGATGAGATTGACGAAGTCGGAGCTGGTACGAACGTTGCTCATCTGATTCCGCAAGGAACGCTTCGGCGCTATGTTGTGGGCAACGAAGACCGAGAAGCCACCAAGGAAGAATTGCAGCAAATGCGGGACATGGTCCAGCAGGCGATGAAAGATGGCGCCTGGGGAATGTCAACCGGTTTGATCTACTCGCCGGGTATTTTTACTCCAACCGAGGAACTGATTGACTTAGCAAAACTCGTTTCACTTCAAGACGGAATCTATGCCAGCCACATTCGCAACGAGGAAGCTGAGCTTCTGCCTGCGATTGAAGAAGCAATTCGGATTGGCAAAGAGTCTGGCTGTCCCGTTCACATCTCTCACATCAAGTCAGCCGGTACATCGAACTGGGGTAGTGCCCATTTGGCAATTCGTACGATCGAAGAGGCGCGCACACAGAATCAACGCGTTACGGCCGACCAGTACCCCTACACGGCTCTCAGCACGTCACTCACGCCCATTTTATTTCCAGGCTGGGCACGCTCCGGAGGTAGATCGAAACTAGCAGATCGCCTTGATGACCCCGAACTGGCCGCCAAGATCAGGGCTGAAGTTACCAAGAAGCTGGCCGACATCAGCGACGGCGAGCGAATCTTTATTGTCCGCTGTTCATCATACCCCAAGTACGCTGGGCAAAATCTGAAACATATTGCCGAGGCCGAAGGTTCCACTTCGCTGGCCATTGCCGAGAAGATAGTCCGTGGCAGTGGTGCCAGCATCGTCAGTTTTGCGATGAGCGAAGACGACGTACGGCAAATCATGAAACGCCCTTGGGTGGCTACTGCATCCGATGCTTCGACGCGTCTTCCCAGTGCGAGCCGCCCCCACCCGCGAGGCTTTGGTACGTTTCCACGAAAGCTGGGGTACTATGCGCTGCGAGAAGAGGTCATTCCTTTGGAACATGCGATTCGTAGCGCTACTGGGCTCCCGGCAGATATTATAGGCTTTTCAGACCGCGGCTACTTAAAGCCCGGCATGGCAGCAGATATCGTCGTGTTTGATCCAGACAAGTTAATCGATAAGGCCACCTTCGATGAGCCCAACCACTATTCAGAAGGCATCCAATACGTTTTTGTGAACGGCAAGGTCGCCGTAAGTGAAAGGGTACCCACCGGGGCGTTGGCCGGAAAAGCACTCCGTAAACGACAGAAGGAGGAAACCCAAATGACACCCACAAAGTAG
- a CDS encoding DUF1559 domain-containing protein yields MSSTTFRRSGFTLVELLVVIAIIGVLIALLLPAVQQAREAARRMQCNNNLKQIGLALHNYHDTFGCLPAGYQDVDSSHALEPIYGWAVAILPFLELNNLFEELDPNHIPLRDRYHSGYTAEDQQLLQMQIDAYRCPSDVAGDAHEFTFGATNHFYPGTSNYVAYGGAGDTSVTLRNNNDAHGTFFGGSYLKFRDITDGTSNTFFVGERDASKVGPSSSGHTTNFGAAVWAGVASRTNSHRPYRTLTHAVYRPNHDYVASYDDESNTYNGRGVSSLHPGGVNILLGDGSVQFVSETIEHYYTYRYMVWRNDGNVVSEY; encoded by the coding sequence ATGTCATCGACGACATTTCGACGATCGGGTTTTACCCTTGTCGAACTCTTGGTTGTAATTGCCATTATTGGTGTTTTGATCGCTCTCTTGTTGCCAGCAGTCCAACAAGCTCGAGAAGCTGCTCGGCGGATGCAGTGCAACAATAATCTCAAGCAGATTGGTCTGGCCCTGCACAATTATCACGATACTTTTGGCTGCCTGCCTGCCGGCTACCAGGACGTAGACTCTTCGCATGCCCTCGAACCGATCTATGGCTGGGCTGTCGCCATTTTGCCATTCTTGGAACTCAACAATCTATTCGAAGAACTTGATCCCAATCATATTCCGCTTCGAGATCGATATCACTCAGGCTACACAGCAGAAGACCAGCAACTGCTGCAAATGCAAATTGACGCTTATCGTTGCCCCTCTGATGTCGCCGGCGATGCCCACGAGTTTACTTTTGGGGCGACGAATCACTTTTATCCCGGAACATCGAATTACGTTGCTTACGGCGGAGCAGGCGACACCTCGGTGACGCTTCGCAACAATAACGATGCGCATGGTACGTTCTTTGGTGGTTCGTATCTTAAGTTCCGTGACATTACCGACGGGACGTCCAACACGTTCTTCGTAGGTGAACGAGATGCGAGCAAAGTTGGTCCTTCGAGTAGCGGCCACACAACAAATTTTGGTGCTGCTGTTTGGGCGGGTGTTGCCAGCCGGACAAATTCTCACCGCCCCTATCGAACGTTGACCCATGCGGTCTATCGTCCCAACCACGACTATGTCGCTTCTTATGATGACGAGTCAAACACCTATAATGGTCGTGGCGTAAGTAGTCTACACCCAGGCGGCGTGAATATATTGCTGGGCGATGGTTCCGTGCAGTTTGTCTCGGAAACCATCGAGCACTACTACACATATCGCTACATGGTTTGGCGAAACGATGGCAACGTCGTTAGCGAGTACTAG
- a CDS encoding carboxypeptidase-like regulatory domain-containing protein yields MYQQFNKVRVLNLLGLLLTTSLFGCSAATGTIEGTVTADGKPVKGVEVIFRDSTISVEGSGISNSQGQYRVFYGRGNRDLPTGEYQLTLGIMLPEDEGAGIKLRKDVKKFNDVPTSKAIASGSNVVDIELDSQAM; encoded by the coding sequence ATGTATCAACAATTTAACAAAGTTCGCGTATTGAATTTACTTGGTCTCTTGCTGACCACTTCATTGTTTGGTTGCTCGGCGGCAACCGGCACCATCGAAGGTACCGTCACGGCAGATGGCAAGCCCGTCAAGGGAGTTGAGGTTATTTTCCGCGATTCGACGATTTCCGTCGAAGGATCCGGTATCAGCAATTCACAAGGGCAATATCGAGTCTTCTATGGACGTGGCAATCGAGACCTCCCCACCGGCGAGTACCAGTTGACACTCGGAATTATGCTGCCGGAAGATGAGGGTGCTGGTATCAAGCTGCGCAAAGATGTTAAAAAGTTCAACGATGTCCCTACTTCAAAAGCAATTGCTAGCGGAAGCAACGTCGTTGATATCGAGCTAGACTCCCAAGCTATGTAA